The Papaver somniferum cultivar HN1 chromosome 3, ASM357369v1, whole genome shotgun sequence genome includes a region encoding these proteins:
- the LOC113360198 gene encoding uncharacterized protein LOC113360198 — protein sequence MKLLTPEWTLVTSVILKSKYGFIKYFGHFSISHLGVPYKCQLFMWKLAHQILPILHRLDKHLHLQNTSCYFCDSQVETATHLLLQCPFAAAIWSHFLPHYSSMITSQYSVNDWLQGWSDPDSTFNFRDRQKLNLIVVILWHIWKARCTLAFEHTAQSPQSSIHKIVEFCRFHRISWQLTSNVQTTTLAVPNITMAVRQQPHHAQIFPTSDDHNYNFHMNVDASILPNSHTAGIAFVLTTPFASFMTASASPIWERNIIHGEMIALHTTLQWLSSHQLSNVLIRSDCKKLVDALYGSINSVSWIDKSLLLACCGLLNNLCNVSVQYVGRVQNKAADTLAKFARSYVSSMQ from the coding sequence ATGAAACTTTTAACACCGGAATGGACTTTGGTCACTTCAGTAATTTTAAAGAGCAAGTATGGGTTCATCAAATACTTTGGTCACTTCAGTATTTCGCATTTAGGAGTCCCTTATAAATGTCAGTTGTTTATGTGGAAGCTAGCTCATCAAATTCTTCCGATTCTTCATCGTCTGGATAAGCACTTGCACCTTCAGAATacttcttgttatttttgtgattctcagGTGGAAACGGCTACTCATCTTCTTCTGCAATGCCCCTTTGCAGCTGCTATATGGTCTCATTTTTTACCTCATTACTCTTCTATGATTACATCTCAGTATTCTGTGAATGATTGGTTGCAAGGATGGAGTGATCCAGACAGTACTTTTAACTTCAGAGATCGCCAAAAACTAAATCTTATTGTGGTTATTCTGTGGCATATTTGGAAGGCTCGTTGCACTCTAGCTTTTGAACACACTGCCCAATCCCCCCAATCTAGTATTCATAAAATTGTGGAGTTCTGCAGATTTCATCGCATTAGTTGGCAACTTACTTCGAATGTTCAGACTACTACCCTTGCAGTTCCGAATATTACTATGGCAGTTCGACAACAACCCCACCATGCTCAAATTTTTCCTACCTCTGATGATCATAATTACAACTTCCATATGAATGTTGATGCTTCCATTTTACCTAACTCTCATACTGCAGGTATTGCGTTTGTTCTTACCACTCCATTTGCCTCCTTTATGACAGCTTCCGCATCCCCAATCTGGGAAAGGAATATAATACATGGGGAAATGATCGCTTTACACACAACTCTGCAATGGTTATCCTCTCATCAGTTATCTAATGTCCTCATCAGGTCTGACTGTAAAAAACTAGTTGATGCTTTGTATGGTTCTATAAATAGTGTGTCGTGGATTGACAAGTCTCTCTTGTTAGCCTGTTGTGGTCTGTTAAATAATTTGTGTAATGTGTCTGTTCAGTATGTTGGTCGAGTGCAAAATAAAGCAGCTGATACGCTTGCTAAGTTTGCTAGATCTTATGTTAGTTCTATGCAATGA
- the LOC113357790 gene encoding pentatricopeptide repeat-containing protein At1g62930, chloroplastic-like, whose translation MILLLRKVIPEHPSSSSLIIPLHNHIHSLLSSLKTSHFENVVINHCKSGKIEKIDNAMDYFNSMISMIPLPSSIAFNHILSSVSKIGCYSDVITMYKKMNDIGIEPDNVTLNILINCCCELKEIDYGFSLFGGIIKRGYDPDVIAFSSLIKGLCLQEKIYDAHKLFDKMVELGVQPNGAACGALITALCKSGELDVAVGLQRNMGKWNCEANVYLYGVVMDALCKRGSVDEALTLFSEMVQVVPDNVVFNTLIDGLCKSDRLSEAARLFDSMSSRGVSADAHTYNSLIHGLCKRGLVDKALNLFSEMVDDSRIVPDSVVFNTLINGLCKSDRLSEAVRLFNSMSSRGVSADAHTYNSLIHGFCRRGLWEEASRYFGKMEGSGIACTVVTFTILIDSLCKTGNVEEAYEIFKEMIGSGKEPNVMTYNSMMNGLCLIGKLEEAQRLFDSMVENGLEQNIYSFGVMIHGYCKSSRLDEAIQLSKEMQKRGLKPNQVTYTTLIDGLCQAREVRTAERMLTVMQSNGLSPDIVTASLDGLFKNRHVDAAIELLRSVEDKGIEIDVPMCNILINGLCKAGYSDKVRKQFFEIPNKGLVAALTL comes from the coding sequence ATGATTCTCCTCCTAAGAAAGGTAATCCCCGAACAtccttcatcatcatcacttaTTATCCCTCTGCATAATCATATCCATTCCTTATTATCATCTCTAAAAACATCCCATTTCGAAAATGTTGTAATTAATCACTGTAAGTCTggaaaaattgagaaaatagatAATGCTATGGATTACTTTAACAGTATGATTTCGATGATTCCACTTCCATCTAGTATTGCATTCAATCATATACTCAGTTCAGTTTCTAAAATTGGATGTTACTCGGATGTAATCACAATGTATAAGAAGATGAATGATATTGGAATTGAACCTGATAATGTTACATTGaacattttgataaattgctgttGCGAATTGAAGGAAATTGATTATGGGTTTAGTTTGTTTGGTGGGATTATTAAGAGGGGTTATGATCCTGATGTAATTGCATTTAGTAGTTTGATTAAAGGGCTGTGTTTGCAAGAGAAGATTTATGATGCACATAAACTGTTCGATAAAATGGTTGAACTGGGTGTTCAACCTAATGGAGCTGCGTGTGGTGCGTTAATTACCGCGCTTTGTAAATCTGGTGAATTAGATGTTGCAGTTGGGTTGCAGAGGAATATGGGGAAATGGAATTGCGAAGCGAATGTTTATTTGTATGGTGTGGTTATGGATGCTTTATGCAAAAGAGGATCAGTTGATGAGGCTCTGACTCTCTTTTCTGAAATGGTACAAGTTGTTCCGGATAATGTTGTGTTTAATACTCTGATTGACGGGCTATGCAAGTCTGACAGGTTAAGTGAGGCTGCTAGATTATTCGATAGCATGTCTAGTCGAGGAGTTTCTGCAGATGCACATACTTATAATTCTCTAATTCATGGATTATGCAAAAGAGGATTAGTTGATAAGGCTCTGAATCTCTTTTCTGAAATGGTAGATGATTCGAGAATTGTTCCGGATTCTGTTGTGTTTAATACTCTGATTAACGGACTATGCAAGTCTGACAGGTTAAGTGAGGCTGTTAGATTATTCAATAGCATGTCTAGTCGAGGAGTTTCTGCGGATGCACATACTTACAATTCTCTGATACATGGGTTTTGCCGACGTGGGTTGTGGGAGGAAGCAAGCAGATATTTTGGTAAAATGGAGGGGAGTGGGATTGCTTGCACGGTAGTTACTTTTACTATATTAATAGATTCTCTGTGTAAAACTGGTAACGTAGAAGAAGCTTACGAGATATTTAAAGAGATGATTGGGTCAGGAAAAGAACCTAATGTTATGACCTATAATTCTATGATGAATGGTCTGTGTTTAATAGGTAAACTAGAGGAGGCACAGAGATTGTTTGACTCGATGGTGGAAAACGGCCTGGAACAAAACATTTACAGCTTCGGTGTGATGATTCATGGATACTGCAAGAGTTCTAGGTTGGATGAAGCCATTCAACTCTCTAAGGAAATGCAAAAGAGAGGATTGAAACCGAACCAAGTTACTTACACTACACTGATAGATGGATTATGCCAGGCGAGAGAAGTTAGAACTGCAGAGAGAATGTTAACTGTAATGCAGTCTAATGGCTTATCTCCGGATATAGTTACTGCATCACTGGATGGACTTTTTAAGAATCGGCATGTCGATGCGGCAATAGAATTGTTACGCTCCGTGGAAGATAAGGGGATTGAAATTGATGTACCGATGTGCAATATATTAATCAATGGGTTGTGCAAAGCTGGATATTCTGACAAGGTAAGGAAACAATTTTTTGAAATTCCTAACAAAGGATTAGTTGCtgccttaacactatga